TGATTCATGGGTTATAGGGTCAATCCAAGTTATAATTCCTAAGACATCGCCATTtcagagtttttttaaaataataatgacattatttccaaaaaaaacactggttcaaaataaaacttaatctaAATTAGCATCTAGGTTAACCTGCTAGCGAGGTTTTATATCTATATTGCAAAATAATAATGAGATAGCTTACATAAAATTGGATGTTTGAAAGGAATGtatcgattattttttaaaatatatgttgtttgaaatatattaaaataatatatatttttttattttttaaaaattatttttaatatcaatatattaaaataattaaaaaaaatcttaaacaaattttttttcttcccaaaCCTTAATGCCGGGTTTAAACTCTATTGTATTAGCAAGCCAAGAACTCAGTAGTTGATTGGTTAGCGAGATTTGCTAGAACTAGTACCTGCCCTCCTGATTGGATCTACAagagtgtttgaaaatataataataaatttttaaaaaaagaatttttatttaaaaaatatattaaaataatatatatatatatatatttttaaaaaactaatttttaacattaacatattaaaatatcataaatcacgcaaacaatattatttcaattttttaaacataaaattatacaGTTTCGTCGCGCAACCCTGATCTTAGTTCCATCACTCATTATTAAAGAACTTGTCTTTGATGGAGCAACATGCTATCAAAACAtattgctgtgttttttttccgCCGCCGTGGGCACCAACCCTCCGAGGACCGTCTGCCACCCACCTACGCGTCTAATGATGTTGTGGTTGCTGGATCTTGCACTCGAGAAGCATAGATTACTGCTTAAGGGCCACAGGCAGTAGCGTGGCGATCAGGCTACCTTTGATGTTACATGTAATCCGTAACTTCATTGCCACACAAGACTTGCCATTCACATGATTAGGGTGAGCATTCCTGattatttctttctctcttatcCGACTAATTTGATGATTTGGGTAAGACGAATTTTAtcatctgttattttttttttacctcaaatatttaaaaaattgcaattgagTAAAAGGAATAGATCCAAGAAGAATTTTGACaggtcaaaataaaataaaatcgaatGAAAATTGCAAgtccattaattttttgaatttataattgaaaacttttaagaaaatataatttggcCCTTTTGTCCTATTAATTCTACCcggtttgtttttaataattacccaaaatattacttattttatgaGATTTTAAAGAATCTTCCTCCTAGTTTATTTCTCACCGGACttgaccaaaaatatttttaatatttttaatgtaaaaatataatatatggaCTAtagaaaactttttaattttatcattaaaccTGACATAATGGTTAAAACTTGAAACGCTTAGCCTGACTATTTACTTAgctcatatttttaaatattttaaattaaattgcatAGGAAATGTCATAATGTGATGTTGTTTTGCTGAGTAGacctaaaacaaatcaaaaaaaaaaaaaaaaacatggtataTTAATTATAGTCAACTTGCTAGATCCATGACCCAGGTTTATCGACTCCATtaagttgaattaattattttatgataaacaatacaaaaaataatttatcattaacctaatatttaataataaaaatcaataaaaaaacccacCTCAAActatagaattgaaaaataaataaataaaaaggctaaaaaaaagTCCAACCACACTAGCTAGGCCTGTCACAAAACAATCATGCACGTGCTTTTGCTCAATAATTGTTTTCCtgctttttatttgaaaataacaaatacatagataacaaattatttatcattaaaataaaaatactagcaCCCAAGATGTAGCTTAAACTCACCATCGGTCTCGACCCGCGCCCTATACCCAAGTAAGAtagaaaatttttatctaatcaattaaaaaaaaattaacttggttgAATTAAACCAACCCCATTTGTTTTAGTGCTCTCCCTGAAACTTGATGTTTGAATTTGCTTGGTAAGTAgataacatcatttttttcctGATTAATATAAGTGTTCAAGCTAACTTGTATTTACCTTAACTAATTCCACgagttctaaaattaacaattatataagtctCTAGTGATCATTATAGAACTCGAagttaaaatcatatataattatactAAATTTTTACCATTATATTACCTTAAActatagaattgaaaaataaataaataaataagcaaaaaaaaaaagagtcaaaccCCACTAACTAGGCCTGTCACAAAACAGTCGAGCATGTGCTCCTGAcccaataattgtttttctattttttatttgaaaaaaaaatacatgaataacaagtcatttatattctgaataaaaatattagtgcCCAAGATGTAACTCAAACTCATGACTGCAGACTCGACCCGTGCACTATACCCAATAGAGGtaagattgaaattttttatctaatcaattattttaatgctcTCCCTCTAACCTGATGTTTGAATTTGTATGGTCAGTGgatcacattatttttttttcttgattaagaAATTCGATTAATTCTCaagaatttaaattaacaattatataaattttcaaaaattctgaaattaacaattatataaattttcagtagCTATTATATTAACAACTATAACACTGAAacttaaaactatataaaattatactaAATTTTTACCATTATGTCACGTACGATATGGTTGGATCCACATCGACTCTTGGTAAACTCTGCTGGAGGCTTTAttgaaaattcaaaacacaCAGCAGCCGCCTTCGACGAATTATAAGTAGACAACACCATCCACAAGtcgaagaaagagagaaagagggaggTTTCTTGCCCTTCTTTTCTGATAAAAGTGGAATAAAGAGTTGGCTTCTCAAGTTAGAATATTATCCCGCCGGCCCCACCGCGGGTCCATTTCCACCACCCTTTTCATTTGATCACATCATCTCAAAATGTCACCATTAATTCTTTGATATAAAGTTATCTACGTTTCGAATTGTTATTGAATATGCATCACAGCCTCCCCACATGTATAGCTAGCTGTATGCATCATCGCCACgctttttatccctttttgtCTTTGTGGACTCATTCAAACTCAGCACCTCAAATTAGCCTCAAAACTGCTGTTTGTCATCATACCTTGTTATAGGAACCCGCAtgtagaatgtttttttttataaaaagaacccTTATCTGAAAGAAATTATGATTtgttgcatggagaaaattctATTAATTTCTATAATATTCTAGTCACGATTTATTAAGCCCTTTGGAGGTTTCTGTGAATGTTGTTGTGATTAGGTTTACTAAGCTTGATTGTTCAAAGAATAGCAATGACtggaaaaattaacaaagataaattGTTGACAATGTCATGAAAATATATCCtctcaatatttgttttaggtttattttcatctcttaacatttgattgttttacattgatggatttttattttattttacaaaattaaatatcaactGCGCTCTAAACATTTTCCTTAATATTGCAAGGTCCTCGTGCTAGGCATCAAAAATAAACTATCAAGTCAAATATCATATAATGCTAATATGaatggattaaattgaaaaacagaaGTTGAAAGACTAGAAAAAAAGACACATGAATTCCCTTTTAATTGTGCAAATCACTCCCTGATTTTGATAGAATAAAGAGactaaacattaatttaatttttaaattcaatccataaagttataattatttaaaagaaatgaaattgattttttttttcaaaccaatgaTTAACTGAGTGACAAAACATCTCCTCAGCCCATCAAGATCCATATACATAAGCATGAAAAAAGAGTAAGACTAatagtaaatcaaaacaatattaaaggatcaattaagaaaaaaaaagattaagacttaaaatataagaaattatagaaactaaaaaaaaaaaaaccattgttgGAATGAACAATATTACTTATGATAAAACATTAAGCACTTTTAGGTTTTTAttaataagttgaaaaaaatcttttttttttctagaggcATGAGAGAGGTTTAAAGGACCTTTTTACTGTACAATCATTGTATCTTTAATTCAACTattctctttcttcttgttgatATATATTCTTGAGTTTAATTGCTTCTCTAATCCCTCAagttttttacaatattttctcaatatttttttttaatccatgttCATCTCTTAAAATGTTATCGCATTTCTCTTAATCTTtatcttataataaaaaatgattttaaagaaGATTAGTGGTCATAATcatcaattattatttattatacatataattttatttaaatgcatAAAATACCGAGTTAATGAGGTGTGTTTGGTTCTCCTGTATTGACTCCCAACCACCCTCCTTTTGTTCAAAAGGACATGATTACGAGTTTCACCAGGGACTGATTTGGCAAATTATGAGATTACTTTCCATCAAAATTACTTGAAAAGGGgaaatcaaatcaatcaaatcCCAGAGGCTCGTGTCAATCTCTTATTGGACGGAGTCGAATCCTTTCGTTGTCCCCAGTTTACTCTGCGTGTCACCCACCTTCCTATGTCTCGTCCTCTAATTTCTTCGATCTCAACCACCTGTTTGATTTGTCATTACCTTGTATGATAAAATTGTAGTCCTTGAAATTATCTTGATTGGTCTTTCCGATCCTAAATTTTTCAACTCTTGTTATTAATGTCAATCATGGACCGTGCTTGTGATGATTACTTCAGAATATTtcaattatagtatttttaaatttaatacaaTGCTCATGAATCCCTAGGTTCTTTGAGACCCAAATGAAGACGTAATAAAGACAGGAAAATGCATGCGACACGTAAGTGGAGTCCGCTGTAATAACAACGAAATAAAAGGGCCTTTCTGCCAAAAAGAACACTCTAGTGGCAAGGCTGATTTGTATtcggtgattatttttttaaataaattaatttttttgaaaaaaaattgaatttttattaaaatgtattCCAACCACGTAAACAAACGGCACTGATTTCGTTCATCTTATTTTCTTATCATCCACTACGACATCcttcctaatttatttttatcctcctTTTGCTATATAAAAAggtaatacatatatatatatatatatatagagagagagagagagagagagagaagatgtAGAGCAACGTTTAATATAAGGtttgttttttccttgttgGAGCTAGGTAGACAAAAATGGGGAGAGGGAAAGTGGAGCTAAAAAGAATAGAGAATTCAGCTAGTAGGCAAGTAACCTTCTCAAAGAGAAGAAATGGGCTTCTAAAGAAAGCTTTCGAGCTTTCAATTCTCTGCGAAGCTGAAGTTTCCCTCATTATTTTCTCTCCAACTGGGAAGTTTTACCAGTTTTCAAGTCATGAGTCAGTACTTCTTCCTCTCCTCTCATGTTTACCTTCGTTTTTCTCTGTGTTTTGAATGTTTTACAAGTTATATAAGCAAATTAACAAGATCAAGTTTATTGCTACGGCGGTCGCAGCATGGAGAGGAGCGTTGCTCGGTACCGGAGTGAAGTCGGTCTGCCTGGAACAAATGACCAACGCTCTAGATCCTTGGAGGTAATTAATATTTCCATAAATTCTGTAACTTTGTATAGAAATATTCCAAATTAAAgcatcatcttttttattttcttgtgcaTAAAAAGTCTCTTCGATTTCAGTTAACTGTTGAAGCAACACTGCTTTAAAATTATACATAATGTTGACGACCCGTCAATCGCATGACAAGATATTCGAGATAGAACTCCTATACTGCTGTTGTTTAATACTGTCGGTAACGTTTTCAAAGGCCTCTTTTGTTTCtgttattgaatatatttttctatatgtttttttttatctgaaaagatattaattaatgtttttatttaattttattcaaaataaaataattataaaaaaaccagtttaatatattttttaattaaaaaatacttttaaaaaacacacgAAATAAATATACCTTTTTCATGTGAAAGAAATAATCAAATTCCGAGTCTTATCcatccaaattaataaaaaactgatGGGTAACCTACATATCTTGTAAAGGATTTCCCAagtttaaggggaaaaaaaagtggaatttcaaatttacaaaaaaaaaaaaaagaggaaaaaaggaaaagaaaggaaaattaatGGCAATCGATCCAGCcaaaaatactataaaacaCAAGCTCTTATTGCTAGAAATTTATCGAGACTAAAATCAAaccattcattttttaaattaagatttattaccatttgaaattttagacttataaactctcaaaatgaattttatgtttaaaatggtttttgggGTTATATTTGGGTTTAGAAAGAttaaaagacatttttttttagtaataaatgaaaagaagtCGAATTTCTGCAAAatcaatgaagaagaagacaagaaCGACTCGCTAGCCATGAATGGGCTTTTATTAAAGCCTAGGTGTTTCTGGATTGCTGCCCATGGgtctctaaatttatttatttttaaatattctttaattttgaattaatcacatctatttttataccttttctatacaatataatatgttattattattaattttttaacaactaTCTTTTATGTGGTTTTATATGCATGGCaatgtttttactttaaattcttataatttttatttcacaaatttttattattttaatttttattattgttattggtaAACACATGTCCACTTCCTTAAAAGATACTAGGTCtgattctctgttttttttttttttttttttattttaagtttatattaatttaataaattataactcTAAAAATTACAGGGTaattaataatctaaaaatataactattaAATTATTTCATGATTGCTTGctatgttattaatttatttactttggaCGTATAATTTTTCTGATTTGTTatctaattatttgtttattggtAACAATATTctagttattattgttgtttatttgtttatcaattcatataaaaaagggTCGATTAATATCTATCGCCAAATGTTGGTGAGTATTATCGATgaattattaatgaatttatccaTTGGCAATATATCAATCTCAGTTACAGGTTCATTGATAAAATCACCAACAACATATTATGCTGGTGATTCCATCAGAGTGcactaaaacaattaataattcTTTGTAACTCTCCAATTAAAAGGTTGATCATTTCATTGGtctttaaacaaatttttttttttaaaaatgctatCAAACAATTTCACAATGACATTAAACAACTTCTAAcaactaatttaaaatgaaaaacaaattttatataatgtaaaaataaattataaatgtctATACAAATCATTTACAAGCTTCGCTTAGATGGAGGTGGAGGGGGAGGTGGAGGAAAACATTGTGGAGGTTCATAGGGGAGAGGATAATGATTGGAAAAGTGTGCCTTGATctcctttatttgtattttttttgttcttcatacTTTGCCTCCATTTTAGCTCTTAGAGCACTAACTCATTATTCAATCAATTCCTCAACGACTCGTGATGGTTGACTCAAGCCAAATTGTATGGTGTTTATAGTCAAGATACTAGAACCCAATCTTATATCTCGGGCCATAGTTATAGAGATACCACAAACCCAATTCCTATCGGGATTATCAGTTGTTCCAACACGCAACCATAAATCTAGATTGTATTTTGAATGAGATGAAGGGTCCTCTCCATATTTGGCACACATTACGGTGATATATTTTTCCTACACCAAAGAAAAACAAGTTagatatatgtataaaaaatcattagtctaaacaatatataaaaaaaatctaaaagtcTACTTACAATAAACATCTCATCTTGGCTATTGATAAACTATTACATCCTTTGCCGTCTATCGTCTCTCCGTATTATGTTTCCATATATAACTTTATTGGAGTACGCTCATGCCTAAGCTAtgtagatttaaaaataaatcaaattttaaaccttataacaaataataactactatttgaagaaaaaaagcttaaaaaaataaaataggctCTCACCATATGCTTTGCACGGTTAGTGAAAGAAAATAACCCGCTAGTATGCTTGTTAATGAAATCATGAatctctttatttatatttgaggACCCACTCTATGAGCGCCTTTTAAAAGTGACATGAAGAACTATAAACATCTCTCCTAGTTACTCTGTGTAATGCGAGGAGGTTTATGATTCTTCCAAACATCAAAATCTTCTGACTCAATATATCCTATAGTATACTTATGGGCATCATATCATAAATCGTGCAACTtggttaaaatttcattaaGCAAAgagaaatttatgaaaaaaagattaCTATTATACATAAAACATACACGTCACACATTAAAACTTACATAATTGTGCTGTGATTTTTCTAGACTTGCTTTACCACCCTTGAGTTTGTTACATCCCACCAAAAACTTACCTTGATTATGCATCTACACGTGAACCTTTACTCGATAACTTTATGTATGTTGCTAGAAGTAAATATTGAGCAAACAATCTTTCTAACATGGTTTTACAAGGAGCATTAGGTTTTTCGTGTATAAACCAACGCCAATATTTCTTaacaaacccttttttttttttagaagatgtATCATCACAACATCTGATTAGAGGAAAATGTTTTTGCACTTCACACAAAAACATCTGATTGaaggaattattttttacaatttaccTTTAGatttgaaagtataaaattaataaaaccctcaaCTCTactataatttttcttatacaaCTTTTAAGGtgaatataaatatatctaCGAACGATCATCTATTACTCACGAAACCTATATAAATTAATGATGAAAACATTTATTAACAATGTaacaatcaattcaaaattaattttagtaattATAGAATAATTCTTATtctaataactaattattatttttgtacaaaaaatttaatgatgCGTAACAATATCAACTAAACAAATCCAATTAATGGCAAGTAATCAATAGCCCAACTAATTATCTattatacatttaatttaaacttattcaatctaaattaatatcatttaattgttattaattttataaaaaatcaatttctttaaaattccaacttaacaataaaattgataaaatatgatTGTTATCCATTAAATAACctatatttgttttcatataaCACACCTGaagttataaaatcaaaatcaattacatcaaatcacaaacaaattcaaatttgcccaaatcacaaacaaaccttgaaatataattaaatagatttcaTGATGGACTGCAACATCTTTGATAGTTACTCTCTGATTTTGCTAGCATCTCATGGATTTTCTTCCTCGTTTAACAGTTTTGGAGATGTGAGATTGAAGAGTTAAggagaacaataaataaaacagaagcaCAACTTAGGTATGTTCCATGCACCTCTTTATACCatcattataaattaatttataatggttagccgccgccgccgccttcttctcctcctcctcctcctaatAACTGATCAGTAATATCATCAAACCGTTGGTTTATTAGGCACTTTATTGGAGAAGATATAGCACCGTTGGGGTTGAAAGAGTTGAAGCAACTGGAGCGACAGTTAAAGACAGGGGTTGAACGTATCCGCTCTAAGAAGgtaaatcattttatatattaatttacttaaaaataaaatagcaagaGAGAAAAACAGGGCACgtaatcattttatatatttttgtgaaaaacccaatatatatatatatatatatatataaaacaatttaaaaaaaaaggttttatatatatttgaaatgttAGTTTGACTCACATGTGATTAACTGTGATCCACAGAAACGAGTCATCTCAGAGCACATCAAATTGTTGAAGAGCGaggtaataatatatatatatatatatatatatatatatccatcagagctcatattaacaaattatttctTGATTTGTACGATCATGTTCGGATTTgaatgaaatataataaaatatttattgaaataaaaacccAAACTGTCTTGTTGAAATGCAGCAAAGAGCCCTTCAAGAGGAGAACGCTCATCTTCAGAAAAGAGTGAGATATTCAAAACTGCCACcttaaaaattgtattttttttattaaaaaaataaaagcatatgCTCTCCTGACTTAGCTAGCtttgtttaaataaattagagttggagtttgaaattattattattattatttgcctataattaatttttgaggTTAAGTTGCAAGAGCTGCCTGATGCCAATGTAAGCACGAGGATTCCGGAACCAAATGCATGCAATGCTTTTCATCAGCAAAGGTAATTAGTCAATTTTACTAATTATTAATCCATGCAAATTAAATAGGTGTTCAATCCTCTAATTTTGTATAATAAAGTGTATAAGTGAATATATGCTAatcaaatattgatttattcatTAAGTAATTAATTACATGGACGTTGGCATctaagataaaaatttaaaaacaatgctGTTAATAAGATGCCATGTGAGCAAGTAAATGAGAGGAAAAATTGAAGATCTcatctaaaaaaaccaaaacctaattgaaaattataaaagtagaaaaatgaataaaattatttattggtatatattttacattgtgatgtaagaataaatattatattatattttattttgcggATATAATTATGTTAGGGCAAgacaatatatttgatatttatcaatatatgcaatgattttaaaaactataggGTATTTTTTTATCGAATCATGCTTGTACATGTGTGTAGGATTATATGTTATATTCTCAAGTCCTAAATTGCAAGctaatatatttaattctttgGCTATATGATATGCGAGTGCTGAGTTCTTGAAATTAATGCAGGATATTTCTTGATGGATCTCACCATTAAACAGGCGGTGAAAATGGTCCTTTACAAGAAGCTATAATCTTCAAAAATGAACCTCATGTGTGGTGGTTGGGTTCGTGGTGACAATAAATTGCCTCTCTCTTTATTTGCATAAAGCTTTGGAGGCTGATGATGCCCCCTTGGTATTTCGGTTGTGTTCTTTCGACTTGTGGTGTATAAAgtgttcccatgaaaaagaaaaaaacaagagaagtctatgaagtatataaaat
The sequence above is drawn from the Populus alba chromosome 15, ASM523922v2, whole genome shotgun sequence genome and encodes:
- the LOC118057575 gene encoding agamous-like MADS-box protein AGL19 isoform X2; this encodes MGRGKVELKRIENSASRQVTFSKRRNGLLKKAFELSILCEAEVSLIIFSPTGKFYQFSSHDMERSVARYRSEVGLPGTNDQRSRSLEFWRCEIEELRRTINKTEAQLRHFIGEDIAPLGLKELKQLERQLKTGVERIRSKKKRVISEHIKLLKSEQRALQEENAHLQKRLQELPDANVSTRIPEPNACNAFHQQRIFLDGSHH
- the LOC118057575 gene encoding agamous-like MADS-box protein AGL19 isoform X1 gives rise to the protein MGRGKVELKRIENSASRQVTFSKRRNGLLKKAFELSILCEAEVSLIIFSPTGKFYQFSSHDMERSVARYRSEVGLPGTNDQRSRSLEFWRCEIEELRRTINKTEAQLRHFIGEDIAPLGLKELKQLERQLKTGVERIRSKKKRVISEHIKLLKSEQRALQEENAHLQKRVKLQELPDANVSTRIPEPNACNAFHQQRIFLDGSHH